The following proteins come from a genomic window of Shewanella halifaxensis HAW-EB4:
- a CDS encoding cytochrome b/b6 domain-containing protein, protein MAQSTFKRLARKYIDLQHVLIIITSAYLIFTSGWILIGRRLRPNATFWDQSHVYLGLVAAFLSITFLITTCLKGKWRQYFPWLVGDFAQLKTDILGFFKGKLPIAGGRGLFSVIEGVGMLLFLAVGVTGIAWFATQGSSDALMWRGYHIHLAQGFIGFIVVHAIFACLHLLDFIRN, encoded by the coding sequence ATGGCACAGTCGACGTTTAAACGCTTAGCGAGAAAGTATATTGATTTGCAGCATGTGCTAATCATTATTACCAGCGCCTATCTTATTTTTACCAGCGGTTGGATCTTGATTGGTCGCCGTCTACGCCCCAATGCGACGTTTTGGGATCAGAGCCATGTTTACCTCGGGCTTGTCGCCGCTTTCTTGTCGATCACTTTTCTTATTACTACCTGCCTTAAAGGCAAGTGGCGTCAGTATTTTCCTTGGCTAGTCGGTGACTTTGCACAGCTTAAAACTGACATCCTAGGTTTTTTTAAGGGCAAGCTCCCCATTGCCGGTGGTCGCGGTTTATTTAGCGTCATCGAAGGTGTTGGCATGCTGCTGTTTTTGGCTGTCGGTGTCACCGGTATAGCCTGGTTTGCGACTCAAGGTAGCAGTGATGCGCTAATGTGGCGCGGTTATCATATTCATCTTGCGCAGGGCTTTATTGGCTTTATTGTTGTGCATGCCATCTTTGCCTGTTTGCATCTGCTGGACTTTATTCGAAACTAA
- a CDS encoding glycosyltransferase family 4 protein produces MRPTIIHLIDDTKLGGVNLALESLAASRLNQLFAFKLVHRRFSRPSFRRYTADIILLHGAVSWRKLPAFLALKLANIGTPILYQEHHYSREFARYCVKSPWRFRLMLRLGYGLMDKVLLVSNAQADWLEELRVLPKEKMARVGQAKELSRFLSLPEKAVVTPLILLAYGRLSQQKGFELLIKAMAKLPSYRVKLILAGEGELLPVLSALAKPLSHVHLVGEVLDVPKFLAAGDVVIIPSRWEPFGLTCLEAIAAGKGVIAANIDGLSDQLAGLQQQGNGYQIIDELTVAGIESAINHALSGERLKINAAQRLSSAQAWESVLERWQQLLEGLLNRRK; encoded by the coding sequence TTGCGGCCAACCATAATTCATTTGATCGATGATACTAAGCTTGGTGGCGTTAATCTGGCGCTAGAGAGTCTGGCGGCCTCCAGATTGAATCAACTATTTGCATTTAAGTTAGTGCATCGACGTTTTTCTCGTCCATCGTTTAGGCGTTATACTGCCGATATTATTCTGCTCCATGGCGCCGTTAGTTGGCGTAAACTTCCTGCTTTTTTAGCGCTTAAGCTTGCTAATATCGGCACTCCAATCCTCTATCAAGAACACCATTACAGTAGAGAGTTTGCTCGTTACTGTGTGAAATCCCCGTGGCGTTTTCGTCTTATGCTCAGGCTGGGTTATGGGCTTATGGATAAGGTCTTGCTGGTGTCTAATGCGCAAGCAGACTGGTTGGAAGAGCTTAGAGTGTTACCTAAAGAGAAGATGGCTCGAGTCGGTCAAGCTAAAGAGCTGAGTCGGTTTCTTTCATTGCCGGAAAAAGCTGTCGTGACACCATTGATATTATTGGCCTACGGGCGTTTAAGTCAACAGAAAGGCTTTGAGCTGCTGATTAAGGCGATGGCAAAACTGCCCAGTTACAGAGTCAAACTGATATTGGCGGGAGAGGGGGAGTTGTTACCCGTATTGTCGGCGTTAGCTAAGCCGTTAAGTCATGTTCATTTAGTTGGTGAGGTCCTTGATGTGCCTAAGTTTCTTGCTGCAGGGGATGTGGTCATCATACCCTCCCGCTGGGAGCCATTTGGCTTAACCTGTTTGGAAGCCATTGCAGCGGGAAAAGGTGTCATCGCAGCAAACATAGATGGGTTGAGTGATCAGTTAGCTGGCTTACAGCAGCAAGGCAATGGCTATCAAATTATTGATGAGCTAACTGTGGCGGGCATTGAAAGCGCCATTAACCATGCATTAAGTGGTGAACGGCTCAAAATCAATGCCGCTCAGCGTTTATCTAGTGCTCAAGCTTGGGAGTCGGTATTAGAACGCTGGCAACAGCTGTTAGAAGGGCTACTCAATCGCCGAAAATGA